In one Nicotiana tomentosiformis chromosome 6, ASM39032v3, whole genome shotgun sequence genomic region, the following are encoded:
- the LOC138894425 gene encoding uncharacterized protein, producing the protein MNQHAQYGNTYNPNWKNHPNFSWGGNQPTQNHYRPQGNFNQPQKPPRQIEKSTNDLLKKLLLDNQQLMTDFRNLERQMGQLASNQNTRPAGALSSDIEKNPQVNVVTLRNGMELEEVPKKRKDKPIPEGELIPKAAHESKKEDVSLESVNVGSPPPPFPQRLQKRNDDRMFNKFLSMPSQVQLNIPLVDVLHKIPTYAKYIKDIVAHKRRLAEFETVVLTEECTSRVQNKLPQKLKDPGSFTIPVRIGNIDVGRAFCDLGTSINLMPLSLFKQLQLADRSIAYPEGVIEDMLLQIGKFIFPADFIILDYEVDEKVPIILGQPLLATGDAIIKVREGKMIMRVDNEEAVFNVYKAIQLPRHYEELSIISVVEVDEQLINRIVYLDDSLEKALMVFDSLEIDDEFEEMMHILDASRAYMQGLNHFEPLNRPSGPPPKLSIEEAPNLELKPLSPHLQYDYLGRKVVESTT; encoded by the exons atgaatcaacatgcacaatatgggaacacttacaatccaaattggaagaatcatcctaacttctcctgGGGTGGAAATCAGCCGACTCAGAATCATTATAGGCCCCAAGGAAATTTCAATCAACCTCAAAAGCCACCCCGGCAAATAGAAAAGAGTACGAATGACTTAttgaagaagttgttgcttgaCAATCAACAACTCATGACCGATtttagaaatcttgagaggcaaatggggcagttagcgtcgaatcaaaatactagacctgcAGGCGCTCTTTCCAGTGATATAGaaaagaaccctcaagttaatgtaGTTACACTCAGAAATGGGATGGAATTagaagaagtgccaaagaagagaaaggataagcctatacctgagggggagtTGATTCCTAAAGCAGCACATGAGTCAAAGAAAGAAGATGTAAGTTTAGAGTCGGTGAATGTTGGAAgtccaccaccacctttcccccaaagattgcagaagaGGAATGATGaccgcatgttcaacaaatttctctctatgccgagccaggttcaattgaatattccattgGTAGATGTACTTCATAAAATTCCAACGTATGCTAAGTACATCAaggatatagtggctcacaagaggagatTGGCTGAATTTGAGACAGTCgtacttactgaggagtgcacttcacgggtccaaaacaagcttcctcaaaagcttaaggatcctggcagcttcactatCCCTGTGCGAATTGGTAATATCGATGTAGGTCGTGCATTTTGTGATTTGGGGacgagcataaatctgatgccattaTCCTTGTTCAAACAATTGCAactagctgataggtccatagcctaccctgaaggagtgattgaagatatgttgctgcaaattgggaaattcatcttcccagcagACTTCATTATCCTAGATTATGAGGTTGATGAaaaagttccaatcatattgggacaaCCTCTCTTGGCTACAGGTGATGCAATTATTAAAGTGAGAGAgggaaaaatgattatgagggtggacaatgaGGAAGCAGTCTTTAATGTCTACAAGgcgatccaacttccccgccattATGAAGAGCTCTCTAtaatatctgttgtggaggtggatgagcaacTTATTAACAGGAttgtatatctagacgactctCTAGAGAAAGCACTCATGGTGTTCGATAGCTTAGAGATTGATGATGAgtttgaggagatgatgcatatcctagatgcatcccGTGCTTACATGCAGGGATTAAACCACTTTGAGCCCCTAAATAGGCCAAGTGGTCCTCCTCCAAAGCTGtcgattgaagaagctccaaatttggagcttaaacccctgtcccctcaccttcaatatgattatttgg gaagaaaagttgttgagagtactacgtga